From Xylanibacter oryzae DSM 17970, a single genomic window includes:
- a CDS encoding RagB/SusD family nutrient uptake outer membrane protein — MKKNILPLILLLIVVTSCSDWLDVRGRNIQKEQDQFSNYKGFRDALTGCYMTMGSTDIYGQRLTMTDIENMADLWYTGKTDENDFPLNYYLSNHQYDADDARASIKAIYAKLFTTISSANVILKNIKEKGQNITDSKARAVIEGEAYAIRAYCQLDVLRLFGQLPNGGSKTVSLPYSEVTSIDNMPAYYSYNDYVAKLKADIESSENLLKDNDPIFSSTFTELNSPDNHVQDDYMYYRQSRLNYWAVRSLHARMDLYIGNNTEAHDIALDIINAKGSDGNSLISLSGVSDLQKGYNGLPSECLFYLSKYNILDYANNLLIGGTTAQARDGMYFISSDMLTDLYSSIPGATASHNRYLYEWNRQTKNPSGSICPALKKYWYDSNKANANNLSTMYQIIPMIRLSEMYLIAIEASTSLPEAQSLYDTYMKSCTYTLYQPFTSLDDVKTEVKNEYRREFFGEGQMFFTYKRLASKSMLWNNNEITEDNYILPLPSSEYDPSNSTKK, encoded by the coding sequence ATGAAAAAGAATATATTACCGTTGATATTACTTCTCATAGTGGTCACCTCTTGTAGTGACTGGCTGGATGTAAGAGGAAGAAACATACAGAAAGAGCAAGATCAGTTTAGTAATTATAAAGGTTTCCGTGATGCCCTTACCGGATGCTATATGACAATGGGCAGCACAGATATTTATGGTCAACGCCTAACAATGACTGATATTGAGAATATGGCAGATCTGTGGTATACCGGCAAAACAGATGAAAATGATTTTCCACTTAATTACTATCTTAGTAACCATCAATATGATGCCGATGATGCAAGAGCTTCTATCAAGGCTATATATGCAAAATTATTCACAACTATATCATCAGCAAATGTGATTCTAAAAAATATAAAGGAAAAGGGTCAGAATATCACAGATTCTAAAGCACGTGCCGTAATAGAAGGAGAAGCTTATGCCATCCGTGCATATTGTCAGCTTGATGTATTGAGACTATTTGGTCAATTGCCTAATGGCGGGTCCAAGACAGTGTCCCTTCCTTATTCAGAGGTAACAAGCATTGATAATATGCCCGCATACTATTCTTATAATGACTATGTAGCAAAACTTAAAGCAGACATAGAGTCTTCAGAAAATCTTCTCAAAGATAATGATCCCATCTTTAGTAGCACATTTACGGAACTCAATAGTCCGGACAACCACGTTCAGGACGATTACATGTATTATCGTCAATCTCGGTTAAACTATTGGGCTGTACGTTCTCTGCATGCAAGGATGGATCTATATATAGGCAATAACACAGAAGCACACGATATAGCATTAGATATAATAAATGCAAAGGGCAGTGATGGCAATTCCTTGATTTCTTTAAGTGGAGTTTCTGATTTGCAAAAAGGATATAATGGTTTACCGTCTGAGTGTCTTTTCTATCTAAGTAAATACAATATCCTTGATTATGCTAACAATTTACTAATAGGAGGTACTACCGCACAAGCCCGTGATGGCATGTATTTTATATCATCAGACATGTTGACAGATTTGTATTCTTCTATACCAGGTGCTACAGCTTCACACAACAGATATCTGTATGAATGGAATCGTCAGACAAAGAATCCTTCAGGCAGTATCTGCCCTGCTCTTAAGAAGTACTGGTATGACAGTAACAAGGCAAATGCGAACAATCTGTCTACCATGTATCAGATAATACCAATGATACGTCTATCAGAGATGTATCTCATCGCCATAGAGGCAAGCACCTCATTGCCTGAAGCACAATCGCTATACGATACATATATGAAGTCTTGCACGTACACCCTTTACCAACCATTCACATCATTAGATGATGTTAAGACAGAAGTGAAAAATGAATATAGACGTGAATTCTTTGGTGAGGGACAGATGTTCTTTACATATAAACGTCTGGCAAGCAAGTCTATGCTCTGGAACAATAATGAAATAACCGAAGACAATTACATATTGCCATTACCATCTTCTGAGTATGATCCAAGTAATAGTACAAAAAAATAA
- a CDS encoding DUF4377 domain-containing protein: MKSNLISKLFGIVAILLITFMVSCSDDNNRSNGKTVVMDVAPDLVSVGVRPPGYIGTVNVMKCTVEDTNQTLYINIGDIERFEYVKGFSYKLRVRITPIDNPPADGDTNRYELLEIISKQSIYDQYS; the protein is encoded by the coding sequence ATGAAATCTAATTTAATTTCAAAATTATTTGGTATTGTTGCTATTCTTTTAATCACTTTCATGGTCTCATGCAGTGATGATAACAACCGTAGCAATGGCAAAACTGTTGTAATGGATGTTGCTCCCGATTTAGTATCGGTAGGAGTGAGACCTCCCGGATATATAGGTACTGTTAATGTAATGAAATGCACTGTAGAGGATACAAATCAAACTTTATATATAAATATAGGTGATATTGAAAGATTTGAGTATGTCAAGGGCTTTTCCTATAAGTTGCGTGTAAGAATAACTCCTATTGATAACCCTCCTGCAGATGGGGATACAAATAGATATGAATTACTAGAGATAATATCTAAACAGAGTATTTACGATCAATATTCGTGA
- a CDS encoding SusC/RagA family TonB-linked outer membrane protein: MKRTLFLLALFFFAWMALPLSAQDNDVRLSMSFNNESLAQVLLRLEQSSSYKFLFTYDDVNRFKVKGSLKNAKFFDVINYVLRDKPLDYSVDGKFINITLQSSNRQHNDSRKIQTCGGYVFDAKTKEPIIGAQVKIPNTNIITVTDINGAFHFEYFLSGDQIVQVSYVGMKTITIPLQRIMRIMLHEDTKTLNDVVVTGIFRKAKESYTGSVSSISSEQLQQFRGQNLLQTLKNVDASINFSINNIQGSNPNNIPSINIRGNSSLPMSVEQFNQGSKSNPNTPLIIMDGFEISLTKLMDYNDEEIESINILKDAAATSIYGSRGANGVIVVVSKQPTEGQLKVNFEAGIQMELPDLSSYHLLNATQKLELERRAGLYDKGYSISNQSELLYKQAYEQRYHDVLSGINTDWLSKPLRTGVGQRYNLRLDGGSKEFRWAVDAQYNDVEGAMKGSSRKTFNGGITLLYKYKDLTFRNYSSIGVNNSHESPYGSFSDYVKQEPYNSPYDTYGNVRKFFDPFYAWSSSLENPLYNASLGSFNKTGYQELTNNFSVDWNILPELTLRGQLGISSTENTSDFFRSPEDTYYTNSTTGVEYSTGSGFLRRGLYRYGNGKTLSYNADMTLSYNKVFNDVHSLYLGLNWSMLETNTDNFLIALEGFSNEDLSNIPNARQYSADEMPSGSNYKTRQLGLTGNINYTYASRYYIDFSYRIDGNSSYGSNKKYAPFWSCGVGWNIHNEKFLKGNNIVNMLRLKASYGETGAASGALETDAYTYYSYVTDNRYMDWTGAVLGGFGNSNLSWQTTKEINVGTEFGLFDNRIKGTFEVYQKNTSNLLSSMDQPLSMGFDSYRANIGEVKNSGWEAALQGYAIRDSRRKINLMIGAQLVYNKNKITKLSQAIKDQTAAYLLKDATDDDASGIQSLFYEGRPQNSIYAVRSLGIDPSTGQEIYLDKDGKITDTWKASDKVYCGSATPLYRGNANVMFQWHDFTLNASFGYYWGGKTYNSTLRDRVEVTLNDLTQENVDERVLNSRWYQAGDVVFFKKLSNINTKASSRYVMDDNVLELQSVSLQYKLKSNYLLRAFKLNSMIFGLNLNDLVHWGSIKMERGTSYPYAHNVQASIKLLF, encoded by the coding sequence ATGAAAAGAACTTTATTCCTTCTTGCACTCTTCTTTTTTGCTTGGATGGCATTGCCTCTATCAGCACAAGATAATGATGTGCGATTATCAATGTCTTTCAACAATGAAAGTTTGGCTCAAGTGTTGCTAAGATTAGAACAGTCATCATCTTATAAATTTTTATTTACATATGATGATGTTAATAGATTTAAAGTAAAAGGCTCACTGAAAAACGCCAAATTCTTTGATGTCATCAACTATGTATTAAGAGACAAACCTCTTGACTATTCTGTTGATGGCAAGTTTATAAACATTACACTTCAATCTTCAAACAGGCAGCATAATGATAGTCGGAAAATTCAGACATGTGGTGGTTATGTTTTCGACGCTAAGACCAAAGAACCCATAATAGGTGCACAAGTAAAGATTCCTAATACTAATATTATAACAGTAACAGACATAAATGGCGCTTTTCATTTTGAATATTTCCTTTCAGGAGACCAAATTGTCCAGGTTTCATACGTAGGTATGAAGACTATAACAATACCTTTGCAAAGAATCATGCGGATAATGCTTCATGAAGATACAAAAACATTGAATGATGTAGTGGTTACAGGTATATTCAGAAAGGCAAAAGAAAGCTATACCGGTTCTGTGTCAAGCATAAGTAGTGAACAACTACAGCAGTTTCGTGGGCAGAACCTATTGCAAACTCTTAAGAATGTTGATGCTTCTATAAACTTTTCGATAAATAATATACAAGGAAGCAACCCTAATAATATACCTAGTATTAATATACGTGGCAACTCTAGCCTTCCAATGAGTGTAGAGCAGTTTAATCAAGGTTCGAAGAGTAATCCCAATACCCCTCTTATCATCATGGATGGTTTTGAAATATCACTAACAAAACTGATGGATTACAATGATGAAGAGATTGAGAGTATAAACATATTGAAGGATGCTGCCGCTACATCTATATACGGTAGTAGAGGAGCTAACGGCGTAATAGTTGTTGTATCCAAACAGCCAACAGAGGGACAGTTAAAGGTTAACTTTGAAGCTGGAATACAGATGGAATTGCCAGACCTGAGCAGCTATCACCTTCTTAATGCTACACAAAAACTTGAGTTAGAAAGACGTGCCGGACTTTACGACAAAGGATATAGTATATCAAACCAGAGCGAACTTCTATATAAGCAAGCATATGAGCAACGCTATCATGATGTATTGAGTGGGATCAATACTGATTGGTTGTCAAAACCTTTACGTACAGGAGTAGGACAACGCTATAATTTGCGCCTTGATGGTGGAAGCAAAGAATTTAGATGGGCTGTGGATGCACAATATAATGATGTAGAAGGAGCAATGAAAGGTAGCTCAAGAAAAACTTTTAACGGAGGTATCACACTTCTTTATAAATATAAGGATCTTACTTTCCGGAATTACTCTTCTATAGGTGTAAATAATAGTCATGAAAGCCCATACGGTAGTTTCTCCGATTATGTTAAACAGGAACCTTATAATTCGCCTTATGATACATACGGAAACGTTAGAAAATTTTTCGATCCGTTCTATGCATGGTCGTCATCTTTAGAAAACCCACTTTACAATGCATCTTTGGGTTCATTCAATAAAACTGGATACCAAGAACTTACTAATAATTTCTCAGTAGATTGGAATATCTTGCCTGAATTGACTCTAAGAGGTCAGCTTGGAATTTCAAGTACAGAGAATACGAGCGACTTTTTCCGTTCACCTGAAGACACATACTATACAAACAGTACAACCGGTGTAGAGTACAGCACAGGTTCTGGATTTTTGCGACGAGGCTTATATAGATATGGCAATGGAAAGACCTTATCATACAATGCTGATATGACATTATCATATAATAAGGTCTTTAATGATGTACACTCTCTATATTTAGGTTTAAACTGGTCTATGTTGGAAACCAATACAGATAATTTCCTTATAGCCCTTGAAGGATTCTCTAATGAAGATTTAAGCAATATACCCAATGCCCGCCAGTATTCAGCAGACGAGATGCCATCAGGCAGCAATTACAAAACACGTCAGTTGGGATTGACAGGCAATATAAATTATACTTACGCAAGTCGTTATTATATAGACTTCTCTTATCGTATAGATGGAAACTCATCTTATGGAAGCAATAAGAAATATGCACCGTTCTGGAGTTGTGGTGTCGGATGGAACATACATAATGAAAAATTCCTTAAAGGCAATAATATCGTAAACATGCTGCGTCTCAAGGCTTCATATGGTGAGACAGGTGCTGCTTCGGGAGCTTTAGAAACAGATGCCTATACTTATTACTCTTATGTTACAGACAATAGATATATGGATTGGACAGGTGCTGTGCTTGGAGGATTTGGAAACTCAAACTTGTCATGGCAAACTACAAAAGAAATTAATGTCGGTACAGAATTCGGGCTCTTTGATAATCGCATTAAAGGTACCTTTGAAGTATATCAGAAAAACACAAGTAATCTTCTATCATCAATGGATCAACCATTGTCTATGGGATTTGATTCGTACAGAGCCAATATTGGTGAAGTAAAAAATTCAGGATGGGAAGCTGCATTGCAGGGATATGCCATTCGTGACTCACGCCGTAAGATAAATCTTATGATAGGTGCCCAGCTTGTTTATAATAAGAATAAGATAACCAAACTTTCTCAAGCCATCAAGGATCAGACAGCTGCATATTTGCTTAAGGATGCCACGGACGACGATGCTAGTGGAATACAAAGTCTTTTCTATGAAGGCAGACCGCAAAACTCAATATATGCAGTTCGTTCATTAGGTATAGATCCAAGCACAGGCCAAGAGATATATTTGGACAAAGATGGCAAAATAACAGACACATGGAAGGCTTCAGATAAAGTATACTGTGGCTCAGCAACACCTCTATATCGTGGTAATGCAAATGTGATGTTCCAGTGGCATGATTTTACATTAAATGCTTCATTTGGATATTATTGGGGTGGTAAGACATACAACAGTACATTACGCGACCGTGTAGAGGTAACGCTAAATGACCTTACACAAGAAAATGTAGATGAGCGTGTACTCAACAGCAGATGGTATCAGGCCGGTGACGTAGTGTTCTTCAAGAAACTAAGCAACATTAATACAAAAGCAAGTTCACGTTACGTTATGGATGACAATGTGCTTGAATTACAGAGCGTAAGTCTACAGTATAAGTTAAAAAGTAATTACTTGTTGAGAGCATTCAAATTGAACAGTATGATATTTGGTCTTAATTTGAATGACCTTGTTCACTGGGGATCTATAAAGATGGAACGTGGAACAAGTTATCCTTATGCACACAATGTACAAGCAAGTATAAAATTATTATTCTAA
- a CDS encoding sigma-70 family RNA polymerase sigma factor: MREKTEFDNFFMLYHSQLYYFAMQYITDEEEAHDIVSAAYEDLWRNFATVKMSTVKQLLYTNVKNKCIDNLRRRKCHERYVEFTTIMSSDYISKHDSDKEYNEQIIGEIMKKIEYPTVDILRACYIDGKKYREVADEMGISISTVKKHMVKALKIIREMKKNMRKS; encoded by the coding sequence ATGAGAGAGAAAACAGAATTTGACAATTTTTTCATGTTGTATCACTCGCAGCTATATTATTTTGCAATGCAATATATAACAGACGAGGAAGAAGCACACGATATTGTAAGTGCAGCTTATGAAGATCTGTGGCGTAACTTTGCGACCGTTAAAATGAGCACTGTAAAGCAGCTACTATATACAAATGTGAAAAACAAATGTATAGATAACTTGCGCAGACGCAAATGTCACGAACGTTACGTCGAATTCACTACTATTATGAGTTCTGATTATATCAGTAAACATGATTCAGATAAAGAATACAATGAACAAATAATAGGAGAAATAATGAAAAAGATAGAGTATCCAACTGTAGATATATTAAGAGCTTGCTATATAGATGGCAAAAAATATAGAGAAGTGGCTGATGAAATGGGAATAAGTATCAGTACCGTAAAAAAACATATGGTTAAAGCACTTAAAATAATTAGAGAAATGAAAAAAAATATGCGCAAATCATAA
- a CDS encoding FecR family protein: MHNEKNIDDLDVKALDIIDAGEDISDIQLDQIKCDAELRKRCQELLDIRTGCLKYKEAQLKDVHISQKSGLAKIGHRRKHAIIISVITVAAIIIGCIFLLTTRKEIKSDQVFIADNTDKDIIITKENGNNILSKQILSRHSSISMSDYLRSKQDNSVVEKLIVEVPYGKSTDITLPDGSVVCLHPGSRLKFPTSFLNGKRIVLLEGEAYFKIKKDASHPFVVMTNEIQTTVLGTEFDIKGNVVTLVTGSLRVDGLKNKETRTIVPGEQLSVNDGKFAVCNVDTQPYIYWRDGFLYYDGVDLCDIMKSIGENYNMTVEFKDNQPIHFKMRFIAERDGGIDQTLNLMNRMKKVYVYKSAKKIIIEKLPQ; encoded by the coding sequence ATGCATAATGAAAAAAACATAGACGATCTGGATGTTAAAGCACTTGACATAATAGATGCAGGCGAGGATATTTCGGATATTCAGCTTGATCAGATTAAATGTGATGCTGAGTTACGCAAAAGATGTCAAGAATTGCTTGACATAAGAACAGGATGTCTTAAATACAAAGAAGCCCAACTTAAGGATGTACATATTTCACAAAAATCCGGACTGGCAAAAATAGGGCACAGGCGTAAACATGCTATTATAATTTCAGTCATTACAGTAGCTGCTATTATAATAGGATGTATATTTCTGCTTACAACACGTAAAGAAATAAAATCAGATCAGGTATTCATTGCTGATAACACAGACAAAGACATCATTATAACAAAAGAGAATGGCAATAATATATTGTCAAAACAGATTTTATCAAGGCATTCATCAATAAGCATGTCTGATTATTTACGTAGCAAGCAAGACAATTCTGTTGTTGAGAAGTTGATTGTCGAAGTACCATACGGTAAGTCTACAGATATTACATTACCAGATGGAAGTGTTGTTTGTCTGCATCCCGGTAGTAGACTTAAATTCCCAACATCATTCTTAAATGGTAAACGTATCGTTTTATTGGAAGGCGAGGCATACTTTAAAATTAAAAAAGATGCTTCCCATCCATTTGTTGTTATGACTAACGAAATACAAACAACAGTATTGGGAACTGAATTTGATATAAAAGGTAATGTTGTAACTTTGGTAACAGGAAGCCTAAGGGTTGACGGCTTGAAAAATAAAGAGACCAGAACTATTGTACCCGGAGAACAACTATCTGTGAATGATGGAAAGTTTGCGGTTTGTAATGTTGATACACAACCTTATATATATTGGAGAGACGGTTTCTTATATTATGACGGTGTTGATTTATGTGATATAATGAAGTCTATTGGGGAAAATTACAATATGACAGTTGAGTTTAAAGACAATCAGCCAATACATTTCAAGATGCGATTTATTGCCGAAAGGGATGGCGGAATTGATCAGACACTTAACCTAATGAACAGAATGAAGAAAGTATATGTATATAAGTCAGCAAAAAAGATAATAATAGAGAAACTGCCACAATAA
- a CDS encoding PKD-like family lipoprotein: protein MKKNILFILVVILVLSLSSCLTDDSSMGIDNVGNITVSGIADSYTETAYIGQVLNITPTVKTDYADNDMQYQWLLLSSKTGSTTANGDTIAPVIIGTSKDLNYNVSISPGTYQIRFIAKSKTNGYTVYMVSSLKVLTNFSQGFYIMKETADHNTELDLLNSDGAMESNLFTQINGSPIQGKPQKLDIDYNMYYINPDDNEMESTNSITVTTQNKNICVSRSTDLKTIFDRSNLLFDKMADDEIPYGIINNSVGYLFYYSSKGIRAISAASSYSSPCSGKFGKLYAVCGGSKYITHDIGSYGGTIFWDEKAHSLFFTDYNANLSEAQYGDGSGLETTQNLTDYDCLHIGYNYMNSSGTATVILQNNATGARYLYLTESSFGHISLNNRYLIKPNTHMSRATAYSTNGLTAKYIYCVDGGKIYASIFDNSDLSESEIRPQGINADETITYVSNQFWNGGDTSFNNLIIGTQKENQYKLYFYNMVGGIPQGAPINVVSGMGNVKSIRYLNMMIDTTYWDFGLQIFNIND from the coding sequence ATGAAGAAAAACATTCTATTTATATTAGTTGTGATACTTGTGTTATCACTGTCATCATGTCTTACTGATGATAGTTCAATGGGTATTGACAACGTAGGCAATATTACAGTTAGTGGTATAGCAGATTCATATACAGAAACCGCATATATTGGCCAGGTATTAAATATAACGCCTACTGTTAAAACAGATTATGCTGATAATGACATGCAATACCAATGGCTACTGTTAAGTAGCAAAACAGGCAGCACTACAGCAAACGGTGATACCATAGCACCTGTTATAATAGGAACGAGCAAGGATCTTAACTATAATGTATCTATTTCTCCAGGTACTTATCAAATACGTTTCATTGCAAAATCAAAAACAAATGGTTACACCGTATACATGGTTTCTTCACTTAAAGTGCTGACAAATTTTTCGCAGGGCTTTTATATAATGAAAGAGACAGCAGATCATAATACTGAGTTGGATTTGCTTAACAGCGATGGTGCTATGGAAAGTAATCTGTTTACACAAATTAATGGCAGTCCGATACAAGGCAAACCACAAAAACTTGATATAGACTATAATATGTATTATATCAATCCAGACGATAATGAAATGGAAAGTACAAACAGCATAACTGTTACAACACAAAATAAAAACATATGTGTAAGCCGTAGTACAGATCTGAAAACGATATTTGATAGGAGCAATCTTCTGTTTGATAAAATGGCTGATGACGAGATACCTTATGGCATCATTAATAATTCTGTTGGCTATTTATTCTATTATTCATCCAAAGGTATTCGTGCAATATCAGCCGCAAGTTCATACTCAAGTCCCTGTAGTGGTAAATTTGGAAAGTTATATGCTGTTTGTGGAGGTAGCAAATATATAACTCATGATATTGGATCTTATGGTGGAACAATATTTTGGGATGAGAAAGCGCATAGCTTATTTTTTACAGACTATAATGCCAATCTGTCAGAAGCACAATATGGTGATGGATCAGGACTTGAAACTACACAAAACCTTACCGACTATGATTGTCTGCATATAGGATATAATTATATGAATAGTTCAGGTACGGCTACTGTCATATTGCAAAACAACGCAACAGGTGCAAGATATTTATATCTTACCGAATCTAGCTTTGGACATATATCTTTGAATAACAGATACTTGATTAAGCCCAATACGCATATGTCACGAGCTACGGCTTACAGTACCAATGGCCTTACAGCCAAGTATATATATTGTGTAGATGGTGGCAAAATTTATGCCTCAATATTTGACAATAGTGATTTATCCGAATCAGAGATAAGGCCTCAGGGCATCAATGCAGATGAAACTATTACTTACGTAAGCAATCAGTTTTGGAATGGTGGAGATACTAGTTTTAACAACCTTATTATAGGGACACAAAAAGAAAATCAGTATAAGCTATATTTTTATAATATGGTTGGAGGTATACCACAAGGAGCCCCGATAAATGTAGTAAGCGGAATGGGTAATGTGAAGAGTATACGCTACCTTAATATGATGATAGATACAACGTATTGGGATTTTGGACTGCAAATATTCAATATAAACGATTAA
- a CDS encoding thioredoxin fold domain-containing protein — MKKILLISLVAMSCLMTKAQTNFRAIGYDEAIATAKSENKMVFIDFYTDWCGPCRLMSREVFPNKSVGDYMNSHFVCIKVNAEKGEGVQLSKTYKIEGYPTFVIINSDKKEILNVCGYREPTAFINEIDRALDPAKKPEIMKERYEKGERTPGLINAYASYLIENIPTGRNVSEEDYDKKVFEINNMVYDYFTSLSDADRLKHENMFIYQSFLNSPFDKPARFMMANLSRFNASDKSDIDSIVSKLYNREVLALLSGSKNYDEAEFSTLKKEIKQFKLDKNGTFDGALKFIETESKSDKIAYINFCDKNLKILTDSQVGLLMASFSKHFTGADAATKKAAAKFLRNHIGEQSVDVIYFTSSQIGNLEGRGH; from the coding sequence ATGAAAAAGATTTTATTAATTTCTTTAGTTGCTATGTCATGCCTGATGACAAAAGCACAAACAAACTTTCGTGCAATAGGCTATGATGAAGCTATTGCTACGGCTAAGAGTGAAAACAAAATGGTATTTATTGATTTTTATACAGATTGGTGTGGACCATGTCGTTTGATGTCTCGTGAAGTCTTTCCAAATAAATCTGTTGGAGACTATATGAACAGTCATTTTGTATGTATCAAAGTAAATGCAGAAAAGGGCGAAGGTGTACAACTTTCAAAAACATATAAAATAGAGGGGTATCCTACATTCGTAATAATAAACTCAGATAAAAAAGAGATTTTAAACGTCTGCGGTTATCGTGAGCCGACTGCGTTCATCAATGAAATAGACCGCGCTCTTGACCCCGCTAAAAAACCTGAGATAATGAAAGAGCGTTATGAGAAAGGCGAACGTACACCCGGACTTATCAATGCATATGCATCTTACTTGATAGAAAATATACCTACCGGAAGAAACGTCTCGGAAGAGGATTATGACAAAAAGGTGTTTGAAATTAATAATATGGTATATGATTATTTTACATCATTATCTGATGCCGATCGCTTGAAACACGAAAACATGTTTATATATCAGTCTTTTCTTAACTCTCCATTTGACAAGCCTGCTAGATTTATGATGGCTAATCTTTCACGATTCAATGCAAGTGACAAGTCTGACATAGACTCTATTGTCTCTAAGCTCTACAACCGTGAGGTTCTAGCACTGCTTAGTGGTTCAAAAAACTATGATGAAGCTGAATTCTCTACTCTAAAAAAAGAAATCAAACAATTCAAACTTGATAAGAATGGAACGTTTGATGGTGCTTTGAAATTCATTGAAACGGAATCTAAAAGTGATAAAATAGCTTACATCAATTTTTGCGATAAGAATCTGAAAATATTGACAGATAGTCAAGTAGGCCTTCTTATGGCGAGTTTTTCAAAACATTTTACAGGTGCTGATGCTGCAACCAAAAAGGCTGCAGCAAAGTTCTTGAGAAATCATATAGGAGAACAGTCAGTTGATGTAATTTATTTCACTTCATCTCAAATTGGTAATTTGGAAGGTAGAGGTCATTGA
- a CDS encoding DUF4843 domain-containing protein, protein MRKVLSTIFILSLLISMASCEKDLPLYSDTTCRLNFYYNLDNTSEFKPEMALSSYSFVYGDPNVKSDTLWFDLHSMGFVSDQDRPIEFAEVDTTANMAIPGKHYVAFNDPSIASYYKMPAGKAITKIPVVLLRDASLKDTSVVLKFRIKDNGYFTKGYDSYQTRIITFSDRMTEPSKWTYNYSGDDDYTFSLVDYFGIYGVVKHKFLIDHTGKKWDNDYIDQFMTGDSNYRLYIQDKMITDLKTLNSERAAQGLGELSESDGTIVSFNN, encoded by the coding sequence ATGAGAAAAGTTTTAAGCACAATATTCATTTTATCGCTTCTAATATCAATGGCATCATGCGAGAAAGATTTACCATTGTATAGTGATACTACGTGCAGGTTGAATTTCTATTATAACTTGGACAATACATCAGAGTTTAAACCTGAGATGGCATTGTCATCATATTCATTTGTATATGGAGATCCAAACGTTAAAAGCGACACTCTATGGTTTGATCTTCATAGTATGGGCTTCGTTTCAGATCAAGACAGACCTATAGAGTTTGCAGAGGTAGACACTACTGCTAATATGGCAATACCAGGCAAGCATTACGTAGCATTCAACGATCCCTCTATAGCATCATATTATAAGATGCCTGCAGGGAAGGCAATTACCAAGATACCGGTGGTACTGTTAAGAGATGCATCTCTCAAAGATACGTCGGTCGTACTTAAATTCCGTATCAAGGATAATGGATATTTCACAAAAGGCTACGACTCTTATCAGACAAGAATCATAACATTCTCTGATCGCATGACAGAACCATCTAAATGGACTTATAACTACTCTGGAGACGATGACTATACTTTTAGCCTGGTCGATTATTTTGGTATTTATGGCGTAGTCAAACATAAGTTCTTGATAGATCATACCGGTAAGAAGTGGGACAATGATTATATAGACCAATTTATGACCGGAGATTCTAATTACCGACTATATATTCAAGATAAGATGATTACCGATTTGAAAACTCTAAATAGCGAAAGAGCTGCTCAAGGATTAGGTGAACTATCTGAATCAGATGGCACTATTGTTTCATTTAACAATTAA